CATTTCCAGGGTAATTTCTGATTTACGCTCCGCCAGATCAATGGGATAGCAAGCTGGACCTAGCAAGGGATCATTGGTGGCATTGATGATCAGAGTAGGAATGCTGATATGAGGCATCCATCGATCTGCACTCACAGCCTGATAAAAATCAGCCGCATCTTTAAACCCGTGCAGCTTGGCAGTAAAAAACGTGTCAAAAGTATCAAAATCCTCTACTGTATTCAGTAGCTCTAAATCTATAAGTTCCGGGTATTGAAGGGCTTTGGCAGCCATTTTTTTCTTGAGTTTACCCAGAAATCGATTTTTATAAAACCGATTTGACCGGTATTTAAGTGTGGCAGCTGAAGAAGGAAGATTACATGGAGTGGAATAGACTGCAGCTTTGGTAATCTCAGCTGGCAGGTCAGCTCCTTTTTCACCCAGGTATTTGAGCGTTTGGGCGCCTCCCATGCTGATTCCGGAAAGATAAATCTCCCGGTATTGCTGAGTTTTCAACACATGATTTACTACATCTTCTAAGTCATAACTAGCCCCATGGTGATAGAGAATCGGTTTGAGGTTGATTTCTCCACCACAGGTTCTATTGTTCCAAACCAAAGCATCTATGCCTTGTGAATTGAATAACTTCACCATTCCCCGCACGTAATGCCGCTGGGAATCCCCTTCCAAACCATGAGAAATCAACAGGAGGCGATCACTTCCCACCTTAGACCAATCCAAGTTTAGAAAATCCCCATCGGTGGTATGGATCTTTTCCCGGGAATAGTTGACATCCATCACATTTCGGAAAAGACTAGGAATAATAGTCTCCAAATGACCATTAAATAAGTAGGCTGGAGGGCCCATATAGGTGGATTGAATCAGGGGCATAGCTGCAAAATTAAAAGTTTACAGGAACTTCATTTTCCCTTAAAGCCTGACTGAGGTGAATCGAATACCTTTGCTAGCGTAAAATTCTTCATAGGGTAATGTTTAAAAAAAGTGGAGCGGCGGGTGCCAGCTCCTTTTTTTTGCCTAATCTATCAATGCTGTAACACACTGGATCGCCACTTCTACTTCCTTCATCAGCTTTTGATAGTGTAGCTCAAATTCAGTGTCGAAGCCTTTTTGCTCTAGCAGCTCCTTTCCCACCTGCATTTCGTCTATGATGGGTGCCAGGCCAAACATCACCAGAGTTGGTTTGATTTTATGCCTGATCTGCTGAATGATGTTCTCGTTTTTTTGCTCTAAACCTGCTGCATATTTGACTTTGAGCTCTTCCAAACCAAGCAGAATAGCCTGTGTCAATTCCTTTTGGAAGTCTTGATCTCCATCGGACATTTCTTCGATGAGTGAGGAGAGATCTGGGTACACTTTTTCCATTAATTTTTAGTTGGGTGAAGATATGCCTGCAAGAAAACCGGTAGACCAGGCTGCCTGAAAATTGAAGCCGCCAGTGATTCCGTCTAGGTCCAAAACCTCACCTGCAAAGTATAAATTTGGGTGATATTTACTTTCCATGGTTTCTGGATTGACGCCTTCTAGAGAAACTCCGCCTGCAGTAACGAATTCCTCCTTAAAGGTGGTCTTACCTTCGACTTTCAAATTATAGCAAAATAAATTCTGCACCAATTTATTGAGTTGCTTTTTTCCCAGGGAGCCATAGACCTGATCAGCATCTATTTCAGCTTTATGACAAAAATGCTCCCATAATCTTCCGGGAATATCAAATAATGCATTGGTACTGACTTTCTTATTTGGATGCTTGAGCGCAAAAGACTTGAGATTGCTTTGCAAAGCTTCCTCTCCAAAATTTGCGTTCCATTGGATAATGGCTGTCGCCTGATAATCGCTTTCCTGAAGCCATTTGGCCCCAAAAGCTGAAAGTTTTAGCACCGCCGGGCCGCTGATCCCCCAGTGGGTCACCAGAATCGGTCCTTGGTAGGTGAATTTTGTACCGGCCAATTTCACAATTCCGTTCCCCACGGATAGCCCCATAAGTTCTTTGAGCGATTCCCTGGGTGTATTAAAAGTAAAAAGCGAAGGTATGGGTGCTAAGACCTGGTGTTTTAAACCTGCTAGAAACCCGTAACCGGTAAGTTTGGGATGGCCACCTGTGGCGATGATCAGTCTGTCAAATTCAAAGGTTCCTTTACTGGTTTTCAGCTCAAATCCAGACTCCATCAATCGAATAGCATCCACTGCACAGGAAAGCTTTACTTCGACTTTCAGTTTCTGCACTTCCCGTAAAAGTGCATCTATCACCGTCTGGGAGGAGTCCGAAACCGGAAACATCCTTCCGTCTTTTTCGACTTTAAGCGGAACGCCATGGGATTCAAACCAAGAAATAGTATGTGCTGAGCTGAATTTTCTAAACACCCGCTTTAAGAATTTTTCTCCTCGGGGATAGTTTTTGACCAATTTGGAAATTTCCATAGGCTGATGAGTGACATTGCACCGACCACCTCCAGAAACTTTCACCTTGGAAAGTACCTTCGAAGATTTCTCAAAAATCTCTACTTCGCACCCAGACGAGCTGGCATGAATGGCCGCAAAAAAACCTGCTGCTCCCCCTCCTATTACTGCTATTTTCAAAGGATTTAATCTACTGTTTTACAATTAGTTGTATCCCTTATCTTCTTCTAGTGAAAGAACCCAAAATGCCTCGGGTGAGCTCTCTGAATATGGTCCGGCCTAATTGGCGAACCATGGTGTTTTTACTGAGTTCTTCCAATAGTGATTCTTCTTTTGGGGTTCTGCTGGCAGTTCTGGGTTTGGGGCCAGGTAAAACAGCCTTTTCCTGTTCTTTCTCCACCCGATTCATTTTTTCCTCCAAAAGCTCAAAAGCACTCTCCCTATCCATATCCTCATTGTATTTGGCGACCAATTGGGATCCGTTCACTAGCTCATCTATTTCGGAGCTCTCCAGTATATCCATCCTGGAAATGGGAGCGCGAACGAGCGTATGAGCCAAAGGTGTAGGGATACCTTTTTCATTCAGCGCAGTGACCAAGGCCTCTCCTATGCCCATGGAAGTCAGCGTCTCAGAAACCTCGTAAAACTCAGATTCAGGATAGTTTTCGGCAGTTTTGGTAATGGCTTTTCTGTCTTTGGCCGTGAAAGCTCTGAGTGCGTGCTGAACCTTCAGGCCCAATTGCCCCAGAATACTATCATGAACGTCTGTGGGTGTTTGAGTACAAAAATAGACCCCCACACCTTTGGAACGGATGAGTTTGACAATAGCTTCGATTTTTTCCAACAAGTCTTTACTGGCATTGGAAAAGACCAAATGCGCCTCGTCTATAAATAGGCAAAGCTTTGGCTGGTCATCATCTCCCTGCTCGGGAAAGGTCTCGTAAATCTCAGAAAGCAAACTGAGCATAAAAGTGGAAAAGAGCTTAGGCTTGCTTTGAACATCAGTCAACCTGATGACTGATATTTTCCCTTTCCCATCTTGGGTCTGCACGAAATCATCAACCTCAAAAGATTTCTCTCCGAAAAAGCGATTTGCACCCTGCTGTTCCAGCTCTATGATTTTCCGCATGATGGTATTTACAGAAGCCGAGGAAACCTGTCCAAATTCCTTTTTGATGACTTCCTTGCCCTCATTGGTCACAAACTGCAGCACCCGCTTCAAATCCTTGAGATCCAAAAGCGGCAAATGATTCAAGTCACAATAGCGGAAAACAACGGCTATGACTCCCTGTTGGGTAGCATTCAGCTCCAGGATCTGTGAAATCAAAACAGGCCCAAACTCAGAAACTGTGGCTTTTAACTTCACTCCTTTCTCCTCAGAAATAGACATCAACTCCACCGGTAATCCCATGGGAACATACTCCACGCCTATAACCTCAGATCGGTTTTTGATGAAATCATTCAGCTCTCCAGGCTTTGCCAGACCGGATAGGTCCCCCTTTAAGTCCATGAGCACCGAGGGTACGCCTTTCAATGCCAATTGCTCGGCGATGACTTGCAGGGTTTTGGTTTTGCCCGTGCCTGTAGCTCCCGCTATTAGTCCATGCCGGTTCATGGTTTTCAAGGGCACTCTGACTTGCGCTCTATTGATGGGCTGGCCCTCCAATATTCCTGTCCCAAGGATGATGGAGTCTTTTTTGTACTTCTGGCCTTCGGCCAAATGGGTGATAAATGCTTCTTTCTTACTCATGTCAAAAATAATTGCTGAACCAAACTACAAAAAAAACCTTGATGCCAATGGCAAAAAGGTTTTCTATGAAAAAGTTACTAGTTGGGGTCTTTAATAGGTTACCATAGGCTCAAGAGCCTTGGCCTGCTCCACAAAGTCCGCCACTTTAGAGGCAGCTGGCACTACTCTGGTCAATCCCTTTTCCTCTTGGGTTTGCACCAAAGCCGCATGCAGGTTTTCTGGATTTCTATTTCTAAGTTCTTTGACGGTGTCTACTCCGGCGGCTTTCAGCAATTC
This genomic window from Algoriphagus sp. TR-M9 contains:
- a CDS encoding YheT family hydrolase, translating into MPLIQSTYMGPPAYLFNGHLETIIPSLFRNVMDVNYSREKIHTTDGDFLNLDWSKVGSDRLLLISHGLEGDSQRHYVRGMVKLFNSQGIDALVWNNRTCGGEINLKPILYHHGASYDLEDVVNHVLKTQQYREIYLSGISMGGAQTLKYLGEKGADLPAEITKAAVYSTPCNLPSSAATLKYRSNRFYKNRFLGKLKKKMAAKALQYPELIDLELLNTVEDFDTFDTFFTAKLHGFKDAADFYQAVSADRWMPHISIPTLIINATNDPLLGPACYPIDLAERKSEITLEMPKRGGHTGFIKYGEEFTWAEKRVLDFLVNS
- a CDS encoding BaiN/RdsA family NAD(P)/FAD-dependent oxidoreductase, which encodes MKIAVIGGGAAGFFAAIHASSSGCEVEIFEKSSKVLSKVKVSGGGRCNVTHQPMEISKLVKNYPRGEKFLKRVFRKFSSAHTISWFESHGVPLKVEKDGRMFPVSDSSQTVIDALLREVQKLKVEVKLSCAVDAIRLMESGFELKTSKGTFEFDRLIIATGGHPKLTGYGFLAGLKHQVLAPIPSLFTFNTPRESLKELMGLSVGNGIVKLAGTKFTYQGPILVTHWGISGPAVLKLSAFGAKWLQESDYQATAIIQWNANFGEEALQSNLKSFALKHPNKKVSTNALFDIPGRLWEHFCHKAEIDADQVYGSLGKKQLNKLVQNLFCYNLKVEGKTTFKEEFVTAGGVSLEGVNPETMESKYHPNLYFAGEVLDLDGITGGFNFQAAWSTGFLAGISSPN
- a CDS encoding DUF853 domain-containing protein, whose product is MSKKEAFITHLAEGQKYKKDSIILGTGILEGQPINRAQVRVPLKTMNRHGLIAGATGTGKTKTLQVIAEQLALKGVPSVLMDLKGDLSGLAKPGELNDFIKNRSEVIGVEYVPMGLPVELMSISEEKGVKLKATVSEFGPVLISQILELNATQQGVIAVVFRYCDLNHLPLLDLKDLKRVLQFVTNEGKEVIKKEFGQVSSASVNTIMRKIIELEQQGANRFFGEKSFEVDDFVQTQDGKGKISVIRLTDVQSKPKLFSTFMLSLLSEIYETFPEQGDDDQPKLCLFIDEAHLVFSNASKDLLEKIEAIVKLIRSKGVGVYFCTQTPTDVHDSILGQLGLKVQHALRAFTAKDRKAITKTAENYPESEFYEVSETLTSMGIGEALVTALNEKGIPTPLAHTLVRAPISRMDILESSEIDELVNGSQLVAKYNEDMDRESAFELLEEKMNRVEKEQEKAVLPGPKPRTASRTPKEESLLEELSKNTMVRQLGRTIFRELTRGILGSFTRRR